Genomic DNA from Erythrobacter aureus:
AGCCGGTGGATAAACGGCACGCGCTGCATGTGGAGCGGGTGCTTGTCTACCAGCCAGCGTTGATCGTCCCAGCCCTCCTCGGCGGCCCGAGCGAAGTACTCATCGCGTAGTTCCCCGATCCGCGTCTCGTCGAAGAGTGCGATGTCCTCACCCTCGATGCGCTTGATGATGCTGGCCATCATAGGGCGTTCTTCCAGAACGCTAAGATCGTCCAACCCCATCAGCATGGTATCGAGCAAGGTGGTCCCAGAACGCGGGAAGCCGACCAGGAATATGGGGTCACGGCGTCCGTCTGTGACTTTCGCATCAGAGAAGGTGCCAGCCCAGTCCGCAGTGCACTTTTCCAACTCGGCCTCCACCCGTTCGCGATAGTTTGCACCACGCGCGGGATGCGCCTCGGCAACGGCGGACTGGTTCATTCGCTCGAAGGCGGCAAAGGCCTTGTCAGCATTCTCCAGCCGGTCTTCGATACCCCCGACAAGTTGCCAGCGGCGCATTGGCAGGACGGTTTCCGGAATCGCATCGGCCAGTCGTGCCGCTTCCTCGAAATTGCCTGCCCGGCGCGCTTCCCAAGCGAGCAGAAAATTGGCCTCGGGTGGCGCGCTGGCCTTGTCGAAAGACGCGACGAGTTCGGCAAGCTCGTCGGTGCGGTTGAGCTTCTCCAGGATCATGCCGTATTCGACATGCGCCTCGCTGAAACCGTCGGTCAGCTCGATCGCTTTACGAAATGTGGCCATGGCATTGTCCAGATCGTCGACATGAGCATAGGCCATGCCGAGATCGATCAGCACGCGGAGATTGTCCGGTGCGATGCCGTGCGCGTCTTTGAGAACCTTTAGTCGTGGCCCACCACGATCGGCCAATCGCAGCAATTCGGCCAGATTGAGATAAATCTGGATATCCGCAGGGGCGAGGGTGATCGCTTGCTCAAATGCCGCAATCGCCTCGTCCCACTGTCTCTGCTCCATCAGCACGTTGCCGAGATTGTTGAGGCTGGCGAGGTCCGCAGGCTCTGCCGCTATCGCTCTGCGATAGGCATCAACCGCCGCCTCCAATTCGCCTCGCTTCTGGCGCACGAAACCTTCGATCCGGGCGAGAGAGGGCTCGGTCGAACCTTCGGCCATCGCCAGAGCTTCATCGAGCTGGTCCGCGCGAACCAAAGCAGCCGCGAGATTGTTTCGACTGGCCGTATCGCCAGGGTTGATGACCAGCAGTTCGCGAAGAAAGGGAATGGCTTTGTCGGTATTGTCCAGACGCAGGGCCGCCAGACTGCCCACGGCGAGAAAAGGGGCGCGCTCGGAAGTCTTCGTCAGGCAATCTTCGACGATTGCCAGCGCACCGGCCGGATCGCTGGACCGCAGCCGTTGCATGGCTTGCATCAATTCCGCGGGAGGGGGAGCAGCATTCATCCGGTTCAACCAATTCAGCTCTGTTGGGGGCGGGCGATGTCGAACGCCACGGTCATGCGTTCGCCCGCAGAGAACGGGCGCGTACCATGCCACATGGTACTTGGAAACAGCACTAGCCTACCTTGTTTCGGCTCGACGAGCCTCACGGGTTCGAGGCCAGGCAGGATATCACGGGATTCGCCCAGCGTCAGCCAGCCGGAATGGTCTGTTTCACCTTTACCCCGATCCTGGGCCTGTCCGATTGTGTCGGGCAGTGTGATATACAGCGCGGAGCTGATCCAGCCCTTGCTATGGACGTGGTCCGAATGGAAGCCCTCGTCCTTGAGCCGAACCGACCACGATCCAGCGACGCGCAGTGGATCGCGATCCTTCAAAAGCGTCGGGTGTCCCGCTTCGAACGGCGGCAGTTGCGCTACATGATCAGCGACCTTGGCAAGGATCGCCTTGCGGAGTTTCCGGATTGGGGCGGAAGTGCGCAGCAATAGATTGCCGTCGGTCTGGGTGCCTCCGCGAACGGATTGATCCAGCGGCTGTGCGCTAGCGAAATGCAAGTGGCGCAGATGCGATGCGAGCACGTCCAGATCGCCGAGAATGTTACCGAGATCATAGACGCTTATGAGCCGCTCGTCCGCTTCGAGCCAGCGATAGCGAGGGTTCTCCGTCAAACGCCAAGCCAGCGATAAATAAGGCCAGAGCAGATGATCATAGTCGCGGGCGATCACCGGTTCAATCAGCGCAGCCGCCTTTGCGGCTCGTCCGGCGCGAAGGTGATGGCGGGCGTGCAGAGAGGTGTCGTTGACACTAGAGCCTGGAGCGAGAGTGCCGAAGGTGGTGTCGGCCTCGGAGAGATTCCCCAATTCAGACATCGCATGTGCTGCCAAAATCCGGAGACTGGCGGGATCGCCCAGCTTGCCCCGGGCGTCCTGCAAACCGGCGAGCGCGCCTTCGAAGTCGAGCGCTTCGAGATGGGTACCGGCGAGCAAGGTCGTCAGTTCGAGTGAACGGGGCTGGCCAGCCAATGCCTTCGTAATGGTGGCATAAGGGTCGAGCCCCATCTGGCCGCGAATGTGCGCGGCATCGCGGTGGCCATCGATCCACAGAGGATTGGCGGCGAGCAGTGTGTCGAGATGGTCGACCGCGTCCTGGGCTCGGCCTTCGTGGAGGAGCGCGGCTCCCATGCCGAGCAGGGCGTGGCCATCCGTGGGAGCCATTTCGACCGCGCGCTGAAATAGAGCGACAGCAGGCGCTCCCGCCTCCAGTGCGCAACGTGCGTGGGAATGGGCGATCAGCGGATCGGAAGGGGCAAGTTTCGCGGCCTGTCCGAAGGCTTCCAGTGCCAGTGTGCTGTCCTGCGCCGTGCGTGCTGCAAGGCCGAGGAGCTGCTGCATGCGAGGGTCGCGGGGAAATTTGCGCGCCAGCTTACGTGCGATTGGCAGCAGGATCTCCGCATGATCGTTTCTGAGCAGGTCGAGGCCGACATTGAAGGCGGTTGCCGCATCGGTCTGCGGAATCGCTGCAATTGCCTGACGTGCGTCGGTACGGTTCACGGGGTTGGCACCTGTGTCGGATAACGTGGCAATGCCACAAACGAAAATGGCGGACCCGAAGGCCCGCCATTCCCTGTCTAGTCTGCGTGAAGCTTAGAATTCAAGCGTCACACCAGCGTAGATGTAGCGACCGATCGCGTCGTACACGGCGGCGTAAACGTTACCGTTACACGGACCCGACGGGCAGGACTGCGCCCCAACCAGCGGCGGTTCCTTGTCGAAGATGTTGTTCGCACCAAGACGGAAGTCGAAGTGGTCACCGGCTTCGTAGGTAAATGCCAGGTCGAAGTAGTTGACTGCGGGGAACCCGGCATTGCCCGGACGTGCCGGAGCAGCGTTCGGGTTCGGACCACCGGCAACACCGTCTTCATTATCGACGCTGCCGAAGTAACGCCAGCGGACCGAAGTTCCGATGCCGTTGGCGAAGTCGAAGCCAACGCGCATCTGATGACGCCATTCGGGATTCGGACCCCAGCTCAGTACGCCGGCCGAACAGGTGTTACCGAACAGGCCGGCACAATCGTATTCCGGAGCCTGTTCAAAGCCCGGATCCGTCGTCAACGACATCAGATAGGTTCCGACGAAGCTGAGGTTCAGACGACCGACATTGCCGATCTGCGTGCTGTAACTCGCCTGGACGTCGATACCCTCGGTGCCGATCCCACCAACGTTCGTGGAGAAGTCTTCCACGTAACCGGCGGAACTACGCCACAGCGAACCCGAGCCGTCACGATTGATCAGCGAGCAGAAGAACGGATCGGCAGTGTCGGTGCAGACCGCCAGGATGGTGTCCTGACCGTAGCCCTGGATCGCATCGACGAGGTCGATCTTGAACCAGTCCACGCTGGCGTTGAAGCCCGGCAGGAACTGCGGCGTAAGAACCACACCGGCGGTGTAGGTGTCCGCCGTTTCCGGCATCAGGTTCGCGTTGCCGCCGACCTGGCCGTTATACTGGGCCGCCGGGTTGGAACCAACCGTCTGGCCAACAGTGAGACCCTGCGCAAGACAGCCTGTATCTGCCGCCGTAATGACCCGGTCAGCACACGGATCGGTCGAGCCGTTAAGCTGAACACGGACCGGAGCAAAGAGATCCTGGACCGTCGGGGCACGCACAGCACGATTGTAGCCACCACGGATCATAAAGTCCGGGGTCGGCGACAGTTCAGCCTCGATCTTGTAGGTATCGGTGCTGAAGCCCAGCGAATAGTCGGAGTAGCGATAACCACCGGTAATGGTGAACTCGGTAAAGATCGAG
This window encodes:
- a CDS encoding tetratricopeptide repeat-containing sulfotransferase family protein, producing the protein MQRLRSSDPAGALAIVEDCLTKTSERAPFLAVGSLAALRLDNTDKAIPFLRELLVINPGDTASRNNLAAALVRADQLDEALAMAEGSTEPSLARIEGFVRQKRGELEAAVDAYRRAIAAEPADLASLNNLGNVLMEQRQWDEAIAAFEQAITLAPADIQIYLNLAELLRLADRGGPRLKVLKDAHGIAPDNLRVLIDLGMAYAHVDDLDNAMATFRKAIELTDGFSEAHVEYGMILEKLNRTDELAELVASFDKASAPPEANFLLAWEARRAGNFEEAARLADAIPETVLPMRRWQLVGGIEDRLENADKAFAAFERMNQSAVAEAHPARGANYRERVEAELEKCTADWAGTFSDAKVTDGRRDPIFLVGFPRSGTTLLDTMLMGLDDLSVLEERPMMASIIKRIEGEDIALFDETRIGELRDEYFARAAEEGWDDQRWLVDKHPLHMQRVPFIHRLFPEAKIILAERHPYDVVLSCFMANFSLNFAMRSFTSLDEAARTYDAVWRAWHRAVDLFDVDWRAVRYEKLVIDPKAELQPIVEWLGLEWSDGLLDHTQTARKRGPVRTASYSQIGEELYTRASYRWRRYADHLEPVMKTLRPWAERMDYATE
- a CDS encoding putative 2OG-Fe(II) oxygenase, which translates into the protein MNRTDARQAIAAIPQTDAATAFNVGLDLLRNDHAEILLPIARKLARKFPRDPRMQQLLGLAARTAQDSTLALEAFGQAAKLAPSDPLIAHSHARCALEAGAPAVALFQRAVEMAPTDGHALLGMGAALLHEGRAQDAVDHLDTLLAANPLWIDGHRDAAHIRGQMGLDPYATITKALAGQPRSLELTTLLAGTHLEALDFEGALAGLQDARGKLGDPASLRILAAHAMSELGNLSEADTTFGTLAPGSSVNDTSLHARHHLRAGRAAKAAALIEPVIARDYDHLLWPYLSLAWRLTENPRYRWLEADERLISVYDLGNILGDLDVLASHLRHLHFASAQPLDQSVRGGTQTDGNLLLRTSAPIRKLRKAILAKVADHVAQLPPFEAGHPTLLKDRDPLRVAGSWSVRLKDEGFHSDHVHSKGWISSALYITLPDTIGQAQDRGKGETDHSGWLTLGESRDILPGLEPVRLVEPKQGRLVLFPSTMWHGTRPFSAGERMTVAFDIARPQQS